In one Geotoga petraea genomic region, the following are encoded:
- a CDS encoding MATE family efflux transporter: protein MTRDLTKGSIFKNLLVMSVPTMIGFSAQMVYDLVDIFWIGKISSDAIAGVTVFTTIFWVIEALNEIIGVSSISLISQAFGRKDIDETKVAIEQTITFKFIMAALAAIILSIFLEPIMSLFGEADLVNNGLEYGYIRMFFLPIMFSSYSVNTALRCIGDSYTPMYIMIFASIFNIVLDPIMMFETVPLLNIPGFNLGIFGAAVATIISQSIAFFMGFYILFSGRKGIKPSLKGLFRLNYHMDKELMTIGLPNGIEVFLRNISNTLVLGFVALYGNSAIAANGIAGRIFGFAFIPLIGFSMGGSTVVGQSLGANMVERSEKTTKIASLVSSSFMIIFTVVVVFFGNNIMSLFTQDPEVIKHGTEFLIYGSFGLVFLGYYFGMTTAFSGSGYNFPIFVSSIVSRWGVQIPILFIAISIFELPIIWVWLSYVFGDLTETFIGIIFYRQGKWKLKRVK from the coding sequence ATGACAAGAGATCTAACAAAAGGTAGTATATTCAAAAATTTACTGGTGATGTCTGTACCGACTATGATTGGTTTTTCTGCACAAATGGTTTACGATTTAGTTGATATTTTTTGGATCGGAAAGATCTCTTCTGATGCCATCGCCGGGGTAACTGTTTTCACAACTATTTTCTGGGTTATAGAAGCACTAAACGAAATAATCGGTGTGAGCTCTATTTCCTTAATTTCTCAAGCTTTTGGAAGGAAAGACATAGACGAAACAAAAGTTGCCATAGAACAAACAATTACTTTTAAATTTATTATGGCAGCTTTGGCAGCTATTATACTTTCCATTTTTTTAGAGCCTATAATGAGTCTATTTGGTGAAGCTGATTTAGTAAACAATGGGTTAGAATATGGTTATATAAGAATGTTTTTTCTTCCGATAATGTTTTCATCTTATTCCGTGAACACGGCGTTAAGATGCATAGGAGATTCTTATACCCCCATGTATATTATGATATTTGCCAGTATATTTAACATAGTTTTGGATCCAATTATGATGTTTGAGACAGTACCTTTGTTAAATATCCCTGGTTTTAATTTAGGTATTTTTGGAGCTGCTGTTGCAACAATTATATCTCAAAGTATTGCTTTTTTTATGGGCTTTTATATTTTATTTTCTGGTAGAAAAGGTATTAAACCTTCGTTAAAAGGATTGTTTAGACTAAATTATCATATGGATAAAGAACTCATGACTATTGGGCTACCAAATGGCATAGAAGTTTTTTTAAGAAATATATCTAATACACTTGTTCTTGGTTTCGTAGCTTTATACGGTAATTCTGCAATTGCTGCCAACGGCATTGCAGGAAGGATTTTTGGTTTTGCTTTTATTCCTTTGATTGGTTTTTCTATGGGTGGAAGTACAGTTGTTGGTCAATCTTTAGGTGCAAACATGGTCGAGAGGTCTGAAAAAACAACAAAGATTGCTTCATTGGTTTCCTCTTCTTTTATGATAATTTTTACAGTTGTAGTAGTTTTCTTTGGAAATAACATAATGTCGCTTTTCACCCAAGATCCTGAAGTAATAAAACATGGAACTGAGTTCCTCATATATGGTTCATTCGGGCTCGTTTTCTTGGGCTATTATTTTGGTATGACAACCGCTTTCTCTGGATCTGGATATAATTTTCCGATTTTTGTGTCCAGCATTGTATCCAGATGGGGGGTCCAAATACCTATATTGTTCATAGCCATATCAATTTTTGAATTACCTATTATTTGGGTTTGGCTATCTTATGTTTTCGGAGATTTAACTGAAA